TTGGAAACCGATCTTCCATTTGCATCGACATGAATAGGCGGGGCATCAAGGGAAAATGAAAGTTCATATGACATTCATCGCCCTTTCCGAAATAGGCCGCGGCGTCTTCCGGCCATTGATTGGCTTCCGCCAGAAAGAAACGGTTTTTGAATTTTTTATCGACGTGCGTTCTCAGTGTTTTGAGAAAGGCATGCGTTTCCGGGAGGTTTTCACAATTGGTCCCTTCCCGCTCGAAGAGATAGGGCACGGCATCCAGTCGCAAGCCGTCCACACCCAGTTCCAGCCAGAAATCCAGGACCTCAAAGATCGCCTTTTGCACCTCAGGGTTGTCGTAATTGAGGTCCGGTTGATGAGAAAAAAAACGATGCCAGAAATACGCCTTGGCCACGGGGTCCCAGGCCCAATTCGAATGTTCGGTATCTTTAAAAATGATGCGGGTGTCGGAATAGAGATCCGGGGTCTCACTCCACACGTACCAATTCCGCCATTTGCTGCCGGGCGGGGCTTTCCGCGCGCGCTGAAACCAGGGGTGTTGATCCGAGGTGTGATTCACCACTAATTCAGTAATCACGCGTAACCCGCGACGATGGGCCTCCCGCACAAAGGCCTGAAAATCTCGCCTGGTTCCATAATGTGGATGAATGTTGGTGTAGTCGGAAATGTCATAGCCATCGTCCCGGAGGGGAGAGGAACAAAAGGGTAGCAGCCAGATCGCGGTCACACCCAGATCCTGGAGATAATCGAGTTTTTGGGTAAGTCCTTTGAAATCGCCTATGCCATCGGCGTTACTATCGCAAAACGCCCGAACATGGAGTTCATAAATAATGGCGTCTTTGTACCAGAGGGGATCATTCTCGAGTATGTCGACAATCATGGAGGTGCCTTTCCTGAATCGGTATATTCACTGCTTGTCCTCGGCCCTACCCGGTGAGTAGGCCCTCGATGTGAATCGTGGAATTGGCAATTTCTGGATTGATGGCTGTTCAGCGAGGATACTGAACTATAAAAACGAGTGACATGATTTACCATAAAAAGCGGTGGAAAGGCTAATTCACTGTTAATGTGAAGAATGAGATTCTTGTATAACCAGGCGGGGTGCAAAGGAAAATTCAGCAAGAAATTTTCGAAGGATCGCTTGTTCCAGGCGTGAGGGATATTGAGTCGGACAGGGCACGCGGAGTAATAAATTAATGCGGCCTGGCTCAGGCAACTGAATGGTGACCCGTGGTTCAACGGAGGGGGCATCCAACCACAGCTTGCCTTCGAGTTTTTTGAGATAGGTCCTCGCCTCATTGATAAACGGGGCGGCCTCTTCTTCTCCGGCCTGCAGCAGGAGACGTTCGGCAGTTTTCCAATCATCATCAGTACTTAAGGGGACGGTCACAATATGGAGGCGGTATTTTTTTGTATAGGTTTCATTGGTTAAGGGGTGATCGAAAATAAAGCTGTTGGGAATGACCATGGCCCGGCCGGTATATTGATGAGAGGTCTGGCCTGGTCCGATTTCCAAAACCGTGGTGGTCAGGGCGTTGTGGTCGACCACGTTTCCCCGAATGCCCCCGATTTCGATGCGATCCCCCAACGAATAGGCTTTGGTCAGCACCCGGAGTCCTGATCCGCTCAAGCAGTCAATGATTTCTTTGGTGGCGAGGACAAAGGCGACGGCGACGGCAAACACGGAGACGGCAAAAGTCTGGAGTTGCGGCGCCCAAATGAAAATCATCCCGAGGATGAACAGAAAGAGCAGGCCATTTCTGAGATTGACCGCCCACCGTCTCCGTGTTTCCACGGAAAGTTCGGTTGACCGGAAGAGACTGTGGTGGATCCCCATCCTGACGATCAGAATGATTAAAAAGAGAAAGAAGGTACTCAGGCCGTACCGAATGAGCATGTCGCCGGTCGTACCTACAATAGGTTCCACGTGTAACTCCTCATGACCATGGTGTGAATGGAAGGCGCTGAGATCCCCAGGAGAACCATGAGAGACTCAGTTATCATTCGGAATCTGACCGATTGAGAAAAAGGCGTATGGCCAGGAATTGGCAGATGAACGAAAAAGAGGATCACAATCCCACGGTTCAGGGTGAAAACGAATGAGCAAGGGTCGTCAATAGACAGATCAGTTCAGAAATGACAACCAAACTTCTCAAATCATACTGTATTTGTTCTCCTAATCAAAGGGGTTGGCAGGACTCACGGAGCTTGAGGACCATTTCTCCTTTCGCGGTTCTTGAAGAAAAGGCCCCCATTGGTCAGTCGAAGCTCTTCGAGGTAGCTGTGAACTGAAAGAAGCAGTGGAGAATCTCTGTCTGACATCGAAGATTTCTGTTTTTCTTCCTGGGCCAGTGAGAGGGCTTGCTGGGCATCCGTTTGTGCCAACATGATTAATCGGGTGGCCATAGAATAATCTCGAGCCCAGAACATTTTTCTGGATTGTTCATGAAATTCTTCTTCTCCGATCGTCAGTTCACTTTCCGCTAAACTGTAGAGATCAGGTGCGAAGGTCAAGGCTCCTTCCCTCCTGGCATGTTCCACCGCTTGACGGGCTTTCTGTAATTCGTGAATTGGCGGATCCTGACAGCCGGTCATCAGGACACTCAAGCAGAAGAAGGCCATATATATTCCCGCGGGGGAACGCCTCTGAGTCCTCGCCACGAGTTGCTTTATCGGGGGTTGCTCTTCTTCCAAAATGGGACCTTGATCTAGAAATTTTCCGGGGGAAGGACGGTCGCGCTTCTCCTTGGACTCTCAATGGCTGATGTAGCAAATCCTACGCCAATATCGAATGGGAATGGCTGTTGATAGATACCGGATTTTCAACTATTTTTGCTGAAGGGGCCCCGATGCGGGGGACAGTTTGGCCCGTGGTTGGACCCTTTGTCCCGATCTGGTTAGTGAAGGAGAAGAGGCCACAGGGTGGAGTGGTGATCATTCGCCGGGGAGAGCCGGTTTTCCCTAGGGACCGTGTGCGAGGAGAAGGTTGAGGTGACCCGAGATGTCCGAGCCCCGGCGTCTTGGAATTTCCCGCAGATGGTGAAATTGTCTCACAAGATGGTGGGGTGCGGGCGATGAGCGCCTATCAGATTTGTTCTAACCCAAGACCTTGAGGCATCGATTCAGTAAATGTATTGATCAGATAATGGCAATTGTGGAAAAATGCCTTGCATTAACTGGCTTCTAGTCCAAATCCCCCCCCTCCCTCTGACTCGGGCCTTTCAAAGGAGATAGCCTATGCCACGCAGGTCGGCATCGCCGTTTAACCTCCAGAAGTTCCTGGCTCAGGACGGTAGCGGCAAAAAAATTCTGACGTTCCCTAAAAAGCAGAATCTCTTTTCGCAAGGTGATGTGGCGGATGCCGTGTTCTATATTCAGTCAGGCCAGGTCAAACTTTCGGTGGTCTCCAAGCAGGGGAAGGAAGCTGTCTTCGGGATTGTGGAACAAGGGGGGTTTGTAGGGGAAGGGTGTTTGGCTGGACAGCGGGTGTGCATGGCCACGGCGACAACCCTGGAAGACTCCACTCTGGTCCGAATTGACAAGCAGGCGATGATCCGGGTGCTTCACGAGGAACCCACCTTCTCGACGATGTTCATGGAATATCTCCTGGCTCGTAACGTTCGCATCCAAGAAGATTTGGTGGATCAGCTGTTTAATTCGGCTGAGAAGCGGCTCGCGCGGGTGCTGCTCCTCATGGCTCATTTTGGCAAAGAGGGCAAGCCGGAACCGGTCCTTGCGAAGATTAGTCAGGAAACGCTTGCCGAGATGATCGGGACCACGCGGTCCCGGGTCAGTTTCTTCATGAATAGGTTCAGGAAATTGGGCTTCATCGAGTACAACGGCGGGTTGCACGTGCACAGCTCCCTCCTCAATGTCGTCCTCCACGACTAAATTCCTCCATTCGTTCTTACTACTTAGCGGATAGACACTTTACTAACCATTGGGTCAACCTCGTAACTATTCCCCTCCCTTGTCCACTGAGCAATATTGAACAGACAACTCGCGGTGTTTCGTTTACTGTGAACGCTGAAAATGCGGCTCACCGGCATGACGATGGGCGAGAAGGAGGTGACCCCATGAGCGGTCGAGTGACACGATTTATCCCCA
Above is a window of Candidatus Nitrospira neomarina DNA encoding:
- a CDS encoding Crp/Fnr family transcriptional regulator, with the translated sequence MPRRSASPFNLQKFLAQDGSGKKILTFPKKQNLFSQGDVADAVFYIQSGQVKLSVVSKQGKEAVFGIVEQGGFVGEGCLAGQRVCMATATTLEDSTLVRIDKQAMIRVLHEEPTFSTMFMEYLLARNVRIQEDLVDQLFNSAEKRLARVLLLMAHFGKEGKPEPVLAKISQETLAEMIGTTRSRVSFFMNRFRKLGFIEYNGGLHVHSSLLNVVLHD
- a CDS encoding DUF4398 domain-containing protein, with the translated sequence MAFFCLSVLMTGCQDPPIHELQKARQAVEHARREGALTFAPDLYSLAESELTIGEEEFHEQSRKMFWARDYSMATRLIMLAQTDAQQALSLAQEEKQKSSMSDRDSPLLLSVHSYLEELRLTNGGLFFKNRERRNGPQAP
- a CDS encoding mechanosensitive ion channel family protein — its product is MEPIVGTTGDMLIRYGLSTFFLFLIILIVRMGIHHSLFRSTELSVETRRRWAVNLRNGLLFLFILGMIFIWAPQLQTFAVSVFAVAVAFVLATKEIIDCLSGSGLRVLTKAYSLGDRIEIGGIRGNVVDHNALTTTVLEIGPGQTSHQYTGRAMVIPNSFIFDHPLTNETYTKKYRLHIVTVPLSTDDDWKTAERLLLQAGEEEAAPFINEARTYLKKLEGKLWLDAPSVEPRVTIQLPEPGRINLLLRVPCPTQYPSRLEQAILRKFLAEFSFAPRLVIQESHSSH